In a genomic window of Sulfuriferula nivalis:
- a CDS encoding MBL fold metallo-hydrolase, translated as MKLQILGCSGGIGGKRHTTSMLIDDDILIDAGSGVLQLSLEQLALIDHVFITHSHLDHILALPLLLDSVGAMRDRPVTVYAIDTVLEILRQDIFNWRIWPDFTEVPPECPYLRYSAIDVYQAVQLAERVITALPANHTVPAVGYQLSSPTASIVFSGDTGKNPVLWDCINKIENLHALIIETAFPQDEHGIAEISKHLSPSTLLEELKQLTANVPIYITHLKPGREETIMGEIAELESVEYQLQALQQGQIFNF; from the coding sequence ATGAAATTACAAATTTTAGGCTGTAGTGGTGGTATAGGTGGCAAGCGTCATACGACTTCCATGCTGATTGATGACGATATACTCATTGATGCGGGAAGCGGCGTGCTGCAACTGTCGCTGGAACAATTGGCTCTGATAGATCATGTTTTCATTACGCATAGCCATCTGGATCATATACTTGCGCTACCTTTATTGCTGGATTCGGTAGGTGCAATGCGTGATCGCCCCGTCACGGTTTATGCGATTGACACTGTGCTGGAAATTCTACGCCAGGATATTTTTAACTGGCGTATCTGGCCGGACTTTACGGAGGTTCCGCCTGAGTGTCCGTATTTACGCTATAGCGCCATCGATGTTTATCAAGCGGTACAGCTCGCTGAACGCGTTATTACGGCTTTGCCTGCAAACCATACCGTGCCGGCTGTTGGTTATCAGTTGAGCAGTCCGACGGCGAGTATAGTCTTCTCAGGTGACACAGGGAAAAATCCCGTGTTGTGGGACTGTATTAATAAAATTGAAAATTTACATGCATTGATTATAGAAACGGCATTTCCGCAGGATGAACATGGTATTGCTGAGATATCCAAGCATCTTTCCCCCTCAACGTTGCTTGAAGAGTTAAAACAGCTCACGGCTAACGTTCCTATTTATATTACGCATCTCAAGCCAGGGCGCGAAGAGACTATCATGGGTGAAATCGCTGAACTAGAGTCAGTTGAGTATCAGTTACAAGCATTACAACAGGGACAAATATTTAATTTCTGA